The Sinomicrobium kalidii genome contains a region encoding:
- a CDS encoding LamG-like jellyroll fold domain-containing protein — translation MRFLSVILLIVLPNINSFAQHIQERIFLTENGLENVREKLDAGYRAFVFDAEAVTEDDILTFQSFLEKQTSPEVLVFLINGQYTRFSKRISEHSISRFITEQTEMLSQPAKESRLLVLEQSVSAFDSNHRTNKAVYKNDSLYIDGGCRLLNFVEVKQRETKAVAQGVLKAMLLERGKMPNFIRTESPSLWKQGIDSISGLSFNHANVWFEGHPLNGVKWKELPGLESCGHIMTTSAKLSPKKRGYWFSPDIFSFSSSAPKTVKVFKAYQYDIKEALRYYLPFHEKNKSNTVYPYDNGTYTDVEFIDDPTRGEVAYFNGETSYIDFRDAHNTDFNEITVSAWVKPDKISGSLSLIGKGEAFSAKIFNGKLQFTTPGIKDHYSKETLIKAGEWAHITYVYSQDRKVYFYVNGKLAGETTASALEQTEHSILIGTNLWGQYYKGGLSEFCVWNRALSDDEVMHVYKLGVISPSSDRTALYYATGGGILIIILLFLYSYTRRKNIKKHGEERAGTEKIVTASSEKNRKGSIQLLEEFKLTDKEGNDITFRLSPKRKELLVLLILYTLKEGGISSRKMGHILWPGFSSESVKNNRSTHIKEIRNLLQEKLDVYIVYSNKVWYLEVGKAVDIDIYEIDKGISVFSGIKREIPEKEKLLEWARLVSRGPLLPQTELEWMDNFKSDYGNAVLDVLVPCMERPHVFSDEEMLQLIRAILTIDPLFERAVRSKVNILMKAGKHTLARKTTDHYKRLYENFYGEVCEPDFLAPVE, via the coding sequence TATTGATTGTATTGCCGAATATTAACTCTTTCGCGCAGCACATACAGGAACGTATTTTTCTAACGGAGAACGGACTGGAAAATGTACGGGAAAAACTCGATGCGGGATATCGGGCATTTGTATTTGATGCCGAAGCGGTGACAGAAGATGACATCCTTACTTTTCAGTCTTTCCTGGAAAAACAAACTTCTCCGGAGGTTTTGGTATTCCTGATAAATGGCCAGTATACCCGCTTTTCAAAACGCATAAGTGAACATTCCATATCGAGGTTTATAACGGAGCAAACCGAAATGTTGTCACAACCCGCTAAGGAAAGCAGGTTACTGGTATTGGAACAGAGTGTTTCTGCGTTTGACAGTAACCACCGGACCAATAAAGCAGTCTACAAAAATGATTCACTATATATTGACGGGGGGTGTCGGTTGTTGAATTTTGTCGAGGTAAAACAAAGGGAGACAAAGGCGGTGGCTCAGGGTGTCCTGAAAGCCATGTTGCTGGAGCGGGGGAAGATGCCAAACTTTATCCGTACCGAATCGCCTTCCTTGTGGAAACAGGGCATAGACAGTATTTCCGGATTATCATTTAATCATGCCAATGTGTGGTTTGAGGGCCATCCGCTCAATGGAGTAAAGTGGAAAGAATTACCCGGTCTGGAATCATGCGGACACATTATGACGACCTCCGCAAAACTTTCGCCTAAAAAAAGGGGATACTGGTTTTCACCCGATATTTTTTCGTTTAGCAGCAGTGCTCCGAAAACCGTCAAGGTGTTCAAGGCCTATCAATACGATATAAAAGAGGCACTGCGATATTACCTTCCGTTTCACGAAAAAAATAAATCCAATACGGTTTACCCTTACGATAACGGGACGTATACAGACGTTGAATTTATTGATGATCCCACGAGAGGCGAGGTAGCTTACTTTAACGGGGAAACCAGCTATATAGATTTCAGGGATGCCCATAATACCGATTTTAACGAAATAACGGTTTCCGCATGGGTCAAACCCGACAAGATCTCCGGAAGCCTCAGCCTTATTGGTAAAGGAGAGGCCTTTTCTGCAAAGATATTCAACGGTAAACTGCAATTCACCACCCCCGGGATAAAAGACCACTACAGTAAGGAAACACTGATCAAGGCAGGTGAATGGGCACATATTACCTATGTATACTCGCAGGACAGAAAAGTCTATTTTTATGTCAACGGTAAGCTGGCAGGTGAAACCACAGCATCCGCATTGGAGCAAACCGAACATTCCATCTTGATAGGAACCAACCTTTGGGGGCAGTATTATAAAGGAGGGTTAAGTGAATTTTGTGTGTGGAACCGGGCGCTGAGCGATGATGAAGTTATGCATGTCTATAAGCTCGGGGTCATATCACCATCTTCTGATCGTACCGCACTTTATTATGCAACGGGTGGCGGAATTCTCATCATTATATTGCTCTTTTTGTATTCCTATACCAGAAGGAAAAATATCAAAAAACATGGCGAAGAAAGAGCAGGGACAGAAAAAATCGTTACTGCTTCTTCAGAGAAAAACCGAAAAGGAAGCATACAGTTGCTGGAAGAATTTAAACTTACGGATAAAGAGGGAAACGATATTACCTTTCGTTTATCCCCGAAACGGAAAGAACTGTTGGTATTGTTAATACTCTACACGCTTAAGGAAGGAGGCATTTCTTCCCGGAAAATGGGACATATACTCTGGCCCGGATTTTCTTCGGAAAGTGTAAAGAACAATCGCAGTACACACATTAAGGAAATAAGGAACCTGCTGCAGGAAAAACTGGATGTATACATCGTCTATTCCAATAAGGTATGGTATCTCGAAGTAGGCAAGGCAGTCGATATCGATATTTATGAGATCGATAAAGGAATTTCTGTATTTTCCGGGATAAAAAGGGAAATTCCCGAAAAAGAAAAGCTCCTGGAATGGGCCAGACTGGTTAGTCGGGGCCCCTTGTTACCGCAAACCGAACTGGAATGGATGGATAATTTCAAATCGGATTACGGAAATGCGGTGCTGGATGTGCTCGTACCATGCATGGAACGGCCTCATGTGTTTTCCGACGAAGAAATGTTACAGCTGATTCGCGCTATACTCACCATCGACCCCTTGTTTGAAAGAGCCGTACGCTCTAAAGTAAATATTCTTATGAAAGCGGGGAAACACACATTGGCCAGGAAGACAACAGACCACTATAAAAGGTTATATGAAAACTTTTATGGTGAAGTGTGTGAGCCTGATTTTCTGGCACCGGTAGAATAA
- a CDS encoding Gfo/Idh/MocA family protein, whose product MKNNRRLFLKNLGLAGAATAMTPAILAKETVNAQGRKITYLNRADTSTNEKTLKLALIGAGGMGTADMNTALEHDNIEIVAVCDLYDGRLDQARERWGDHLFLTRDYKEILKRTDVDAVIIGTPDHWHKRISIDALNAGKHAYCEKPMVHSVDEGHELINAWKKSGKIYMVGSQGLSSLGNEKAKQLLAEGAIGDINYAEGFWARHSPQGAWQYAIPEDASEKTVDWDRYIFNTKKRPFDPLRFFRWRNYLDYGTGMSGDLFVHLFSSLHFITDSYGPDKVSAMGGLRYWKDGREVPDVLLGMFNYPETEQHPGFNLSLRCNFVDGTSGSTYLKIVGSEGSMDITWNDVVLKRNNHTEEDPFLKEKAKEMGGYAGRKKILPPAETVYEVEKGYKGAHYDHFANFFRAIRHGGTVVEDPVFGFRAAAPALLCNDSYFQNKYIGWDPVKMKVV is encoded by the coding sequence ATGAAGAACAACCGAAGATTGTTCCTAAAAAATCTCGGGTTGGCAGGAGCCGCTACGGCAATGACCCCCGCCATTCTCGCGAAAGAAACCGTCAATGCACAAGGCCGGAAAATAACCTATCTGAACAGGGCCGATACTTCTACAAACGAGAAAACCCTGAAACTGGCGCTTATTGGCGCCGGAGGAATGGGAACTGCCGATATGAATACAGCGTTGGAGCACGATAATATAGAGATCGTAGCCGTATGTGATCTGTATGATGGCAGACTGGACCAGGCCAGGGAAAGATGGGGAGACCATTTGTTCCTTACCAGGGATTACAAGGAGATATTAAAACGAACGGATGTCGATGCCGTTATTATCGGTACACCAGACCACTGGCACAAACGGATAAGTATAGATGCCCTTAACGCCGGGAAGCATGCCTATTGCGAAAAACCGATGGTACACTCTGTAGATGAAGGCCATGAGCTGATCAATGCCTGGAAAAAGTCCGGTAAGATATACATGGTGGGAAGCCAGGGGCTTTCGTCCCTTGGTAATGAAAAAGCCAAACAACTCCTGGCCGAAGGAGCTATCGGCGATATCAATTATGCCGAAGGCTTCTGGGCAAGGCATTCTCCCCAGGGCGCCTGGCAGTATGCCATCCCTGAAGATGCCTCCGAAAAGACGGTTGACTGGGACCGCTATATCTTCAATACCAAAAAACGTCCCTTTGACCCGCTCCGGTTCTTCCGGTGGCGGAATTACCTGGATTACGGTACCGGAATGTCCGGAGACCTCTTCGTACACCTTTTTTCAAGTTTACATTTTATAACCGATTCTTACGGACCGGACAAGGTATCTGCAATGGGCGGGCTCCGTTACTGGAAAGACGGCAGGGAAGTTCCCGATGTACTCCTGGGTATGTTCAACTATCCGGAAACAGAACAGCATCCCGGATTTAACCTGTCCCTGCGCTGCAATTTCGTGGATGGGACCAGCGGGTCCACTTATCTGAAGATAGTGGGAAGTGAAGGTTCCATGGACATTACCTGGAACGATGTGGTGCTGAAAAGGAACAATCACACCGAAGAAGACCCCTTCCTCAAAGAAAAAGCCAAGGAAATGGGAGGATATGCAGGCCGGAAAAAAATACTTCCGCCCGCCGAAACGGTGTATGAGGTGGAAAAAGGTTATAAAGGGGCTCATTACGATCATTTCGCCAATTTCTTCAGAGCCATACGCCACGGAGGGACTGTAGTGGAAGATCCCGTATTTGGCTTCCGTGCGGCCGCTCCCGCCCTGTTGTGTAACGATAGCTACTTTCAGAATAAATACATCGGCTGGGACCCGGTAAAAATGAAAGTGGTATAA
- a CDS encoding 3-keto-disaccharide hydrolase, translating to MKNTLLITGMVTLFMVSCKTEKKEKQKEAEPQAKIDVTDKENTLTKKEKAEDWILLFDGKNADGWRGYNQETLPEGWVVEDGTLKSLGRGGDIGGDIVYAKEPFENFEFSLEWKIAEGGNSGVFYHVLEGEQYDAPYYNAPEYQLIDQIGFPQKLEDWQSIGADYGMYTPDYKGAVKPAGEWNSSRIVFTPEKVTYWLNGKKTVEFVPWSEDWKKRKEEGKWKDFPDYGKAKSGLIGLQDHGSFIWFKNIKIRKL from the coding sequence ATGAAAAATACATTGCTGATCACGGGAATGGTTACCTTGTTTATGGTATCCTGCAAAACAGAAAAGAAGGAAAAACAGAAAGAAGCCGAACCCCAGGCGAAAATAGATGTAACCGATAAGGAAAATACCCTCACCAAAAAGGAAAAGGCCGAAGACTGGATATTACTCTTCGACGGAAAAAATGCCGATGGATGGAGAGGATACAATCAGGAAACCCTTCCCGAAGGGTGGGTGGTCGAAGACGGTACGCTGAAATCCCTGGGAAGAGGCGGGGATATAGGAGGTGATATTGTTTACGCGAAGGAACCTTTTGAAAACTTTGAGTTCTCTTTGGAATGGAAGATCGCCGAAGGCGGTAACAGCGGGGTGTTCTACCATGTGCTGGAAGGTGAACAATACGATGCACCTTATTACAATGCTCCTGAGTACCAATTGATAGACCAGATAGGGTTTCCGCAGAAACTGGAAGACTGGCAGTCTATCGGTGCTGACTACGGTATGTATACACCCGATTATAAAGGCGCCGTGAAACCCGCAGGAGAATGGAATTCCAGCCGGATCGTATTCACCCCTGAAAAGGTAACCTATTGGCTCAACGGGAAGAAAACCGTAGAATTCGTACCGTGGTCTGAAGACTGGAAAAAGCGAAAGGAAGAAGGAAAGTGGAAAGATTTTCCCGATTACGGAAAAGCAAAATCCGGGCTCATCGGGTTACAGGATCACGGAAGTTTCATCTGGTTTAAGAACATAAAAATAAGAAAGCTATGA
- a CDS encoding 3-keto-disaccharide hydrolase, giving the protein MRASSLINGLFSCLALVLMSCNSGKTELFNGKDLTGWEIYGTEKWYVEDGLLVAESGPDKKYGYLATDKSYKNFELDVEFLQEADGNSGVFFRSGIEGTKISGWQVEVAPPDLHTGGIYESYGRGWLIKPEPEKDKMLRYGEWNHMKIRVKGDHVTTWLNGEQMITLEDEKIGEANGKIALQIHDGGGIKVYWRNITLKEIPEGE; this is encoded by the coding sequence ATGAGAGCGTCTTCATTGATCAACGGATTATTTTCATGCCTGGCCCTGGTATTGATGAGTTGTAATTCGGGTAAAACCGAGCTTTTCAACGGCAAAGACCTCACGGGATGGGAAATATACGGTACGGAAAAATGGTATGTGGAAGACGGTCTGCTGGTCGCCGAAAGCGGCCCGGACAAGAAATACGGTTACCTGGCTACAGACAAAAGTTATAAGAACTTTGAACTGGATGTGGAATTCCTGCAGGAGGCCGACGGCAACAGTGGTGTTTTTTTCCGCTCCGGTATCGAAGGGACCAAGATTTCCGGGTGGCAGGTAGAAGTAGCTCCGCCCGATCTTCACACCGGAGGGATTTACGAATCCTACGGAAGGGGATGGCTTATAAAACCTGAACCGGAAAAAGATAAAATGCTCAGGTACGGGGAGTGGAACCACATGAAGATAAGAGTGAAAGGCGATCATGTGACCACCTGGCTCAACGGCGAGCAGATGATAACCCTTGAGGATGAAAAAATAGGTGAAGCAAACGGAAAAATTGCCCTCCAGATTCACGATGGCGGGGGCATAAAAGTGTACTGGAGAAATATTACCCTGAAGGAGATCCCCGAAGGGGAATAA
- a CDS encoding glutathione peroxidase: MKNLLIPAFILLFMTVSAQKQNVMNKETIYQFKVEDLYGNDFDFSSLKGKKIMVVNTASECGLTPQYESLQELYEKYKNRDFVIVGFPANNFGGQEPGTDEQIAAFCEQNYGVTFPMMSKISVKGKDMHPVYKFLTEKEKNGLEDSEVQWNFQKYLIDEEGHVAKVVPPQTLPVDEAVINWIEH; this comes from the coding sequence ATGAAAAATCTGTTAATTCCAGCTTTCATACTGTTGTTTATGACAGTGTCTGCGCAAAAACAAAATGTTATGAATAAAGAGACCATCTATCAGTTTAAAGTAGAAGACCTCTATGGCAATGATTTCGATTTCAGTAGTTTAAAGGGGAAAAAGATCATGGTGGTCAACACCGCCAGTGAATGCGGTCTGACACCTCAGTACGAAAGCCTGCAGGAACTCTATGAGAAGTATAAAAACAGGGATTTTGTTATTGTGGGCTTCCCCGCCAATAATTTCGGAGGGCAGGAACCGGGCACCGACGAACAGATTGCCGCTTTTTGTGAACAAAACTACGGAGTGACCTTTCCCATGATGAGTAAAATATCGGTAAAGGGAAAAGATATGCATCCGGTATATAAGTTCCTTACCGAAAAGGAAAAGAACGGACTGGAAGACTCGGAAGTGCAGTGGAACTTCCAGAAATATCTTATCGATGAAGAAGGGCATGTGGCAAAAGTTGTCCCTCCCCAGACCCTTCCCGTAGATGAAGCGGTCATAAACTGGATCGAACACTAA
- a CDS encoding trans-sulfuration enzyme family protein, whose product MNKTVLGVNTICTHEGELRDEKYRGAVSPLYMATSYAFEDVEAKRYPRYFNTPNQLALASKIAALEHAERGLIFGSGMAAISTTLLAFLGKGDHIVLQKTLYGGTFNLVTEEFRKFGIEYSFTDGSSPEDFETLIRENTKVIYIETPSNPLLTVTDIKAVAEIARKHGLVSMIDNTFASPVNQTPLDFGIDIVIHSATKYLGGHSDILAGAVAGSEAHIDKVFQLAKNFGGSLSDYTVWLLERSIKTLGLRVKAQNRNAKKLARLLQKHPDVSKVHYPGLKSNPDYALAKAQMKGFGGMLSFELREGLDALQFMRELQLIKPSMSLAGVESTISSPMLTSHALLSAEERAAQGIGDGLLRLSVGIEDKKDLIKDIEQALVKIGELVS is encoded by the coding sequence ATGAACAAAACTGTTTTAGGTGTAAACACCATCTGCACCCATGAAGGGGAACTCCGGGACGAAAAATACCGCGGGGCGGTATCCCCGTTGTATATGGCTACATCCTATGCCTTTGAGGATGTGGAAGCAAAACGCTATCCCCGGTACTTCAATACACCCAATCAACTCGCGCTCGCCAGTAAGATCGCAGCACTGGAGCATGCCGAAAGAGGACTGATATTCGGAAGCGGCATGGCAGCAATCAGCACCACTTTGCTGGCTTTTCTCGGGAAAGGAGACCATATAGTGCTGCAAAAAACACTTTACGGGGGGACATTCAACCTGGTAACGGAAGAATTCCGGAAATTCGGAATAGAATATTCGTTTACCGACGGCTCGTCCCCGGAAGATTTTGAAACCCTGATCCGGGAAAACACCAAGGTGATTTATATCGAAACCCCGTCAAATCCATTGCTGACGGTAACCGATATAAAAGCCGTTGCGGAAATTGCCCGGAAACACGGACTGGTATCCATGATAGACAATACTTTTGCCAGTCCGGTGAACCAGACGCCGCTGGATTTCGGGATTGATATTGTCATACACAGCGCCACCAAATACCTGGGTGGCCACAGTGATATACTTGCAGGAGCTGTGGCAGGTTCCGAAGCGCATATAGATAAGGTATTCCAACTGGCCAAGAATTTCGGCGGAAGCCTTAGCGATTATACCGTGTGGTTACTGGAACGCAGCATAAAAACATTGGGACTGAGGGTAAAAGCACAAAACCGGAATGCTAAAAAACTGGCGCGGTTGCTGCAAAAACACCCGGATGTCTCCAAAGTACATTATCCCGGTCTTAAAAGCAATCCCGATTATGCCCTGGCCAAAGCACAAATGAAAGGTTTCGGCGGAATGTTGTCCTTCGAACTCCGGGAAGGGTTGGATGCCCTTCAGTTTATGCGGGAACTGCAGCTTATCAAACCTTCGATGAGCCTGGCGGGAGTAGAAAGTACCATTAGCTCACCGATGCTTACCTCGCATGCCTTGTTGAGTGCAGAAGAAAGGGCAGCGCAGGGGATAGGCGACGGATTATTGCGTCTTTCCGTCGGGATTGAAGATAAAAAGGACCTGATAAAAGACATAGAACAAGCCCTGGTTAAAATAGGAGAACTGGTAAGTTGA
- the bshB1 gene encoding bacillithiol biosynthesis deacetylase BshB1, translating into MKLDILAIGAHPDDVELGCGATIAKEVAQGKKVGILDLTRGELGTRGSAELRDKESARAAEILGVEIRENLAFADGFFVNDRAHQLEIIKIIRKYRPGIVLCNAIDDRHIDHGRGSKLASDACFLSGLIKIDTGQEAWRPKQVYHYIQWKDITPDFVVDVSGFVKTKVEAVSAYASQFFDPESEEPETPISSKNFLDSITYRARDLGRIINVEHAEGFTAERHVAVHSLDHLI; encoded by the coding sequence GTGAAATTGGACATATTGGCTATTGGTGCACATCCCGATGATGTGGAACTGGGATGTGGGGCCACGATAGCGAAGGAAGTGGCACAGGGTAAAAAAGTGGGGATTCTGGATTTGACCAGAGGAGAACTGGGGACCAGAGGGTCGGCAGAACTCCGCGATAAGGAATCTGCCAGAGCTGCCGAAATACTCGGTGTGGAAATAAGGGAGAACCTTGCATTTGCAGACGGTTTTTTTGTAAATGACAGGGCCCATCAACTGGAAATCATAAAAATAATACGCAAATACCGTCCCGGGATCGTGTTGTGCAATGCTATTGATGACAGGCATATAGATCATGGCAGGGGCAGTAAACTGGCAAGTGATGCCTGTTTTTTGAGCGGACTGATCAAAATTGATACGGGACAGGAGGCATGGCGGCCGAAGCAGGTGTACCACTACATTCAGTGGAAAGATATAACCCCCGATTTTGTGGTGGATGTTTCAGGATTTGTAAAGACAAAAGTGGAGGCCGTATCGGCCTATGCGTCCCAGTTTTTTGATCCGGAGAGCGAGGAACCCGAAACACCGATAAGCAGTAAGAACTTTCTGGATAGTATTACGTACAGGGCCAGGGATTTAGGGCGAATTATCAATGTGGAACACGCAGAAGGCTTTACCGCCGAACGCCATGTAGCCGTGCATTCGCTGGATCATTTGATATAA
- a CDS encoding ArsO family NAD(P)H-dependent flavin-containing monooxygenase, whose translation MNTVFDVIVIGGGQSGLATGYYLRRGRLSYLILDDREKRGGAWQSAWDSLTLFSPAQHSSLPGWLMPKSEGPFPTRREVIDYLGRYEERYGFPVERPVRVNNMERENDLFRLITTKGDFYTRAVIAATGTWANPVIPDVDGREKFKGIQLHSANYKNPEVFQDQKVLVVGEGNSGAQIMAEVSKYGREVKWATRNTPEFLPDDVDGHYLFNIASAKYRAEKEGKPFDLSNYNLGNIVMVPSVKEARSRGVLTSEGSFTGMYEGGVIWENGTKEAFDAVIWCTGFGYATSFLDTVVRPDEKGIISTDETRATEVPGLWLVGYGSWTGYASATLIGVNRTARQTVKQIGEYLAQVE comes from the coding sequence ATGAACACAGTTTTTGATGTTATCGTTATCGGCGGAGGCCAAAGTGGCCTGGCAACGGGCTATTACCTGAGGAGAGGCAGATTGAGCTACCTGATCCTGGACGACCGTGAAAAAAGAGGCGGTGCGTGGCAAAGTGCCTGGGACAGCCTTACACTATTTTCTCCTGCACAACACAGTTCCCTGCCGGGATGGCTGATGCCGAAATCGGAGGGACCTTTCCCGACAAGGCGGGAGGTGATCGATTATCTCGGCAGATACGAAGAACGCTACGGGTTTCCCGTAGAGCGCCCGGTCCGGGTGAACAATATGGAACGGGAAAACGACCTGTTCAGGCTGATCACCACCAAAGGTGATTTTTATACAAGGGCGGTGATCGCTGCAACCGGAACATGGGCCAATCCCGTGATCCCGGATGTGGATGGAAGAGAAAAATTCAAAGGGATACAGTTGCATTCGGCAAACTATAAAAATCCCGAAGTATTTCAGGACCAGAAGGTGCTGGTGGTCGGTGAAGGGAACTCCGGGGCACAGATCATGGCCGAAGTGTCGAAATACGGTCGTGAGGTCAAATGGGCTACACGGAATACACCGGAATTCCTGCCCGACGATGTGGACGGGCATTACCTTTTTAATATCGCTTCAGCTAAATATCGTGCTGAAAAGGAGGGAAAACCTTTTGACTTGTCCAATTACAATCTCGGAAATATCGTTATGGTGCCTTCCGTAAAAGAAGCGCGATCAAGAGGTGTATTGACGTCCGAGGGTTCTTTTACAGGTATGTACGAGGGCGGGGTGATCTGGGAAAACGGAACAAAGGAAGCTTTTGACGCTGTTATCTGGTGTACCGGGTTCGGGTATGCGACCTCGTTTTTGGATACTGTGGTCCGTCCGGATGAAAAGGGAATTATTTCTACGGACGAAACCAGGGCAACAGAAGTTCCGGGACTGTGGCTGGTAGGCTATGGCAGCTGGACCGGCTATGCTTCGGCAACGTTGATCGGGGTAAACCGTACCGCCCGGCAGACGGTAAAGCAGATAGGAGAGTACTTGGCTCAGGTCGAATAA
- a CDS encoding M28 family peptidase: MRKILYLALSVAFACNSSQKATAPSKKAASYDPVPYAETITQQELKDHLYTYASDEFEGRETGEPGQKKAVEYLKDHYVKLGVPAAQNNGEYFQEVPLEVSEMPEATIAVNDQQYEIGEDFVTFHSPARNAYSSSEIVFAGYGIKDEKYSDYEGLDVEGKVIAIVIGEPKNEDGTYLISGTSEPSKWSDIKISMPDRLDTAMKNGVKGVLLIDKTNFSMIAQQFSFMQNRIGNGRMQLKAEEDEDFFYAFISNDIAGQISPDLESLDNGAVITTNFDIAFSGKSGNVDSENVVAFIEGTEKPDEYIIISSHLDHIGVTEDGQINNGADDDGSGSVALLEIAEAFKKAADAGNGPKRSVVFLHVTGEEKGLLGSDYYTRNPIFPLENTVTDLNIDMIGRIDPKREGDRNYVYLIGSDKLSTELHNLSEEVNEKYCQIELDYTYNDDNDPNRFYYRSDHYNFAKNNIPVIFYFNGTHDDYHRPGDTPDKINYDLLENRTRLVFYTAWEIANREKRLVVDKAVETE; this comes from the coding sequence CACTGTCCGTAGCATTTGCCTGCAACAGTTCCCAAAAGGCCACGGCCCCTTCAAAGAAGGCGGCTTCTTACGATCCCGTACCCTACGCGGAAACCATAACACAACAAGAATTAAAAGATCATTTATACACCTATGCTTCCGATGAATTCGAAGGCAGGGAAACCGGAGAACCGGGACAAAAGAAAGCTGTTGAATACCTGAAAGATCACTATGTAAAACTCGGGGTACCCGCCGCCCAGAACAATGGCGAGTATTTCCAGGAAGTCCCCCTCGAGGTCAGTGAAATGCCGGAGGCTACCATAGCCGTCAATGATCAACAATACGAGATCGGGGAAGATTTTGTTACATTCCATTCCCCCGCCCGGAACGCGTATTCTTCCAGTGAAATAGTCTTTGCCGGATACGGTATAAAAGATGAGAAATACTCCGACTACGAAGGCCTCGATGTTGAGGGAAAAGTCATTGCCATAGTAATAGGCGAACCCAAAAACGAAGACGGCACCTACCTTATCTCGGGAACCTCCGAACCCTCCAAATGGTCTGATATAAAAATATCCATGCCGGACCGGCTGGATACTGCCATGAAAAACGGAGTAAAGGGCGTACTGCTTATCGACAAGACCAACTTCAGCATGATTGCACAGCAATTCAGCTTTATGCAAAACAGGATAGGGAATGGCAGGATGCAATTAAAAGCCGAAGAAGACGAAGATTTTTTCTATGCCTTTATCAGTAATGATATTGCCGGCCAGATCAGTCCGGACCTTGAATCTCTGGACAATGGGGCTGTTATTACTACCAACTTTGACATTGCCTTTTCCGGAAAGTCGGGCAACGTGGATTCGGAAAACGTAGTGGCTTTCATCGAAGGAACGGAAAAACCCGATGAATATATTATTATCTCCTCTCACCTGGATCACATTGGTGTAACCGAAGACGGCCAGATCAATAACGGCGCCGATGACGACGGTTCAGGATCTGTAGCACTTCTGGAAATTGCAGAAGCTTTTAAAAAAGCGGCAGATGCCGGAAACGGCCCCAAACGATCTGTAGTGTTCCTGCATGTTACCGGTGAGGAAAAAGGACTTTTAGGTTCGGATTACTATACCAGGAACCCCATTTTTCCGCTGGAAAATACCGTTACCGACCTGAACATTGACATGATAGGAAGAATAGATCCGAAACGTGAAGGAGACCGGAACTACGTGTACCTGATAGGCTCGGACAAACTGAGCACCGAACTGCATAACCTGTCTGAGGAAGTGAACGAAAAGTACTGCCAGATAGAACTGGACTATACCTACAACGACGACAACGACCCGAACCGGTTCTACTACCGAAGCGACCATTACAACTTTGCCAAGAACAACATTCCCGTTATCTTTTATTTTAACGGCACCCATGACGACTATCACCGTCCCGGTGACACTCCGGACAAGATTAACTACGACCTGCTGGAAAACCGCACCCGGCTGGTATTTTACACGGCATGGGAAATCGCCAACCGGGAAAAACGGCTGGTAGTGGATAAAGCGGTGGAAACAGAATAA